One Paraburkholderia caffeinilytica DNA segment encodes these proteins:
- a CDS encoding alpha/beta fold hydrolase yields MSTITTKDGTEIFYKDWGKGRPVVFSHGWPLSADAWDAQMLFLGSKGFRVIAHDRRSHGRSAQTWDGNDMDTYADDLAALIEHLDLRDATLVGHSTGGGEVAHYIGRHGTKRVAKAVLIGAVPPLMLKTEGNPEGTPIDVFDGIRKSVVADRSQFFKDLALPFYGYNRPHAKVSQGVIDSFWAQGMVGSIKGLYDCIKQFSEVDYTEDLKKIDVPTLVLHGDDDQIVPIDAAGRKTAKIVKNATLKVYPGGQHGMCTVEADKVNADLLEFIGS; encoded by the coding sequence ATGAGCACGATCACCACGAAAGACGGTACGGAAATCTTCTACAAGGATTGGGGCAAAGGGCGCCCGGTTGTCTTCTCGCACGGCTGGCCGTTGTCCGCGGACGCCTGGGACGCGCAGATGCTGTTCCTCGGCAGCAAAGGGTTTCGCGTGATCGCGCACGACCGGCGCAGCCATGGCCGTTCGGCGCAGACGTGGGACGGCAACGACATGGACACCTATGCCGACGATCTCGCCGCGCTGATCGAGCACCTCGACCTGCGGGACGCCACGCTGGTCGGCCATTCGACAGGCGGCGGCGAGGTCGCGCACTACATCGGCCGTCACGGTACGAAACGCGTCGCGAAGGCCGTGCTGATCGGCGCGGTGCCGCCGCTGATGCTCAAGACGGAAGGCAATCCCGAGGGCACGCCGATCGACGTGTTCGACGGCATCCGCAAGAGTGTCGTGGCGGATCGTTCGCAGTTCTTCAAGGATCTTGCGCTGCCGTTTTACGGGTACAACCGTCCGCATGCGAAGGTATCGCAAGGCGTGATCGATTCGTTCTGGGCGCAAGGCATGGTCGGGTCGATCAAGGGCCTGTACGACTGCATCAAGCAGTTCTCCGAAGTCGACTACACGGAAGACCTGAAGAAGATCGACGTGCCGACGCTGGTCCTGCATGGCGACGACGACCAGATCGTGCCGATCGACGCCGCAGGCCGCAAGACGGCGAAGATCGTGAAGAACGCCACGCTCAAGGTCTACCCGGGCGGGCAGCACGGCATGTGCACCGTCGAGGCGGACAAGGTGAATGCCGATCTGCTGGAATTCATCGGCTCCTGA